The genomic segment ACAAAGACTCATATAGAGAGTATATATTCAAATCCCACTCTCCAAGGCTCACATATTGGTCTCTGCATTTCTAAGACTCCCCACCCCTCCTATCTCACAAAAAAGGTAGCTAGGGCAGGAAAGGGTGAAAGTATCCTCATCTCACTAAATCTCctactccaaagtagggctaagTCAGTGTCTTTTGTGTAGTTAAAAGTCTTCTTTGTTGAGTCTTAAATCCTTCAACTTGCTTACTAGAAGAAAGGAATTTGATTCTTTAATGCTAATAAATTGATACTGTATTCTGCTCAACACATGCACAACATACCTGAGCAAATATATAGAGAATTAATACAACAAGCTCCGGGCCATGCCCCCCCCAGGACACCTGGGAGCCTTTTCCAAAATACATCAGAGCCAAATCCCACCTTTTCAATGCTGTTTATATGTGTATTTGTATAAACACATTTGTGCATGGGGAAGTGGGAGAGGTGGGGGCATgatattttaaactttcaaaaAACGATTAACAcacaccggacattgtaaatcctcacagggtccactggatggaatggaggcgagcatggaccatgatgtggaccattgtctatgaggtgcagaggtgcccaaagatgtacttaccaaatccgatggatatgtcatgatgatgggaacgagtgttgttggggggggagagggagggggggtggggatgaatgggacctcacatatatatttttaatgtaatattattacaaagtcaataataaaatttaaaaaaaaaaaaataaagattttaaaataaaaaaaaacaaaaaacaaaaaaaaaaaaacgattaacacagaaaaagggaagggaagaatcagaaaagaaaatgggggaaaagcAGTCCCACAGAAACCAGAATTAGGTACTTTAGACCACAAATTCTTAATCTGGGGTCCATGAGCATCTGAAGGACTATGACATCTCTGACCTTATATGCAACATTCTGTAAACAcgtttatgtaatttttttctgaaggtTTATAGCTTTCATCGGTTTTCAACATGGTCCACAATCCAGAGAAGATTCAGAACCAGATCTTTAGAAAGTTGAAGAGAAATGTAAGAAGCTTTCCAAAGAATATGCTCATTTAACTACTCTAGTTGATATATAAGTTAGGTtgtaagcctttttttttttaaggaggtaccagagattgaatccaggacctcctacataggaagcaggcactcaaccactgagctacatctgctccccagctgTAAGCTTTTTAAAGCTGGGGGTGAGGTTCAGTATTGTAGACTAAGTTGCTGTCAACTTGAGCATGCTTTGGAATCCCCTGGAAGGCTTGCTAGCACACAAACGGCAGGGAGCAATCTGCAGATTGACATACAAAGCAACCTTGCTATCAACCTGAATTTCTGACCACGCAGTGGAACAGTGTTTTATCTTCAAAGTTCCAGAATGATACAATATAAAATGGCATCATGGAAATTAATGTTTATATaattaagcaaaaaaaataaaacctcagaGGTTATGCTATATCTCTTCTGCTCTAAAACAGAATATATTATAAAAACTTTAGATATATTAACCTTAAATTCttctaaagaaaatatgttcCAGTTCAGGGTTATCTTCTTATGCTGATCATTTCTGAACTGATACGGACTGTGCTCCATCTTTAGTTAACCTATGACCTAAATTAATGGTGACTATTAACACCATCCgaacatttatttccctttatttatGGGGGGGGCTAATCTCTACTTCCATCCCAAGGCATGTGATCTTCCTCTACAGCACAATACAATTAATAAATCAATTCTGTATATACCATCAGTGAGTCATAGATAAtattaaaagaatgagagaaaaaatatttaagatacatttaataaatatcaGGTACCACTATATCTAATCAATCTGAGAATTTTTTGAAAAAGCTGCATGAATTAATAGCTTTAATGCCTATATCCAACTGAAATAGTGAGATGCCACTTAACAAGATCCCTTATTTTCCTTTCCATATCAAGTTTTTCATCAAGAACCAAGCCCTTACTCTAGCAAAGAAAacagtaaagctatttaaaaactATTGGCTTAGTTAAACTTTATTAACCATCAGCTTCATCCACATGATTTTTGAAGTACCAAAAACAGTCTTTTGAGCAAAGAGCTCATGACATCTCAAAACTGCTTTCTGTGTTTAATTTAACCTATAATTTCATATGTAAAAGACAAAGATGATGCTACTAAGTAAACTGCAAGGTTAAAATACGACTTctggaaaactaaaaaacaagtcTGGATATAAAACATTAACATTTATGCATTCTTCTTAAATAACATATAAGAAATATCCGTGTTCATGCAAACTTTCTAAACCATTGGtttaaaaagtaaggaaaagTCTTAGGACAATTTTAAAGTAATCATGAGCACATCAATATTGATTAGCATCAATAATCGTGGAAAGTTGTTAACAATGCAACTTAACATTAATTACTACACGGCTATTTGAAACAGCCAAGAGATTCCACAGAAATTTAATTCTAacctattttaaaatatgaaaattacttGGCACAGACTCAAGGGCTTTCAGGACTGATATTACAGAATCATGCAATAACCATCAGATATTGTTATTATCAGAACAGATTGGTTGAAAAACTCCAACTACTTagacttttcttattttctaatatttattttcttgtttttcataaTCCCAGATATTTGCTACAAATACTTATGGAAGCTTCAAAAGAGTCCTAATCTTCAAGAGGTTGAACTAAAAGAACaggattttaaaaggtgaaaaataaaGAAGTCAATGTACAATATTAACATCAGTACAACAAAAGGAACTCAAActtaattcaaagaaaatttctGGTGGCCTATTGCTTTTTTGCTTTGATATTTCAAAACCCTGCTGAATTTTACAATAAGTAGTCAAGAACCTTTTCTTCCTGAAAATGAAGTGGATTACAGAAAAACCCTATGTCCTCTATAGTTGAGCATATAGCAGATACCTGAACATGTATCCTTCTGCTTAAGGAGAATTGGCTTTTATTGTGTTTTTAGTGTTTGTTTAGTCCTCCAATTTTTAGCTTAAATTAGAACAAAGTTAtgctaatatttaaatatttaaaatggcaaTTTTAAGTAAATACCAGTTATACTTTCCTGATTACATGCTTGTTACTGTACCAAGTTGAATTTAACACCAGATAATGGGCTACTCTGCTGTACTACATCATGTTGCACAATATCTTATATCCACTTTTATCATTCTCTAGTTGTGTCACATATATACTACTTACTCATCCAGTTAGATTCTCAGTGTCTCCAATGTCTGGTATTTGCCTCCCATATAAAGGGTAATCAAAATACTACCACATACATAATGAATGTATATTTCCTGAACTTgctttattatttatgaatctcaatAAAGTGCTGTAACAATCATtctgaaaaagtttttaaaattttgtaatgaGCCAGAAATGGCCAGACCTATTCTAGTACCcacaagaattaaataaaatggaaagtcaagaaaaaaatacttgaggTAATAAACACAATTAAAGAATTAAACACAGGCAAggacatataaaaagaaacaatatattACCTAAACATTTATAACCAAAGCCTGTTCTCTCTGATTTTCAGTAACGGTTTTATGCCTGTCAATGTTCCTGAAGTTCATCTTGTCTAAGAACCACAATTTAAGAAATGctttattaaatgaaaaactgcACTTGGTGTGCTACAATATACTACTTTTTCTATAAGATGAATAAAGCCTACAAGTAAGTTATTTTTCTGTGAGCGATCCCCAAATTATCATTTATCATAAATATTGTCAAAACAGCCTGGATACTGAAGACTGGGGGATATACCTCAACTAATTCAGGGTAGTTTATGTGACCTGCTCCAACACTGTAGGCAGAACTTCTGTAAGAGCAAGATTCAATAATTTAATATGCTGATAATTCCCCTGTGAGGGAACTGGCCAACAAGTAACTTACAGGCTTCATGTGCTATATTACAGTTTTAAAGGTATGACATTGCTTTTGTCTACAGGAAACTGATGTGACAAATGTAAACATGGAACTAATAATTACCTCCGCTAACAGtatatttattatttgatttAAATATTCAAGTATTAATGAATAAATACACTGCATATAATTGAAAATTCCATTTTAAGGTTAATTTAGAATTCACACTTTTGAGTATGATTTCTTGCAAGGGTAATTAGTAGTGtaagtaattaaataaaatttttttaaaaagttgtgcaaccactgtttaaaaataaattctcagcCCTAAAGAAATTCATAAAAAATGAGATAACTAATAAATGTTTAAGACAAAAATAGGCATAACAATTTGTTTGCGTTTTTTGAAAAAACTTAATctgcagttttttctttaaaagccaAGAGtgtgtttaaaataaatatcaacCCAGGAAATTTTACATACAATCAAAGTAACACCAATTATCAAACTACCTTTTACCATTTTCTGGACTTACATGTCCAGATCTTGGCATAAGTGAGGCCTGAAAGATTTGAGTAAAGAATTAAGACCACTTCAGTTCTACAACGTAATATTTTTTAGATCTAATCAGTTTGAGAATTTAACAAAAAAGTTAAATGTTCTTAAATAACATATTTGTTAACTAAACTTTATTAGCCTTagtattaaaatgttttatatgttgaaaaaggatcataaatgaaaatatttacccTGATGTTTAAATGTtgaatattttctataatttcaattttgccaatgagaaaatGCCCAATGATTTAAGACGTTAATTCCAGTTGGTAGTTGCTGCAATTTTTTAAGAGCCTCAATTTCAAATACTTCACCTTTTACGGTAAGATGCAAATAATGAGCAATTATGTATAATGAACATAGGGTACAcagagaaaacaatttttttttttgcttttaagacCAGGTGAGAGGTGATATAGTACCAGGGACCATGGTGCCTCATCTTGCCCCCAAGAAACCAAGACCTCTGTATTCTAAAaatagaggaggaggagggaagcaaGGGAAGTAAGACAGGACCAAAACACATCAACGTATAAGAGATGGCCGAAAAGGCCTTAGATGACCTACTTCAAAACCTTTCTTCTAAAGCTAAGGAAACTATGACCCATGGATATAAAAGCCCATAAACTGTCTCATCCAATGTCATAAAGATtgtgaaaggaagaagtagaggATCCAGGTCTCAGACCTCTTTTCCTAGTTCACTTCATTTTctactacctttttttttctacCACTGTCTTCACTTTCATCACATTATCCTTTTTACCTATTAAGAATTTACCTAAAATACCAGATAAAAGCAAAGTGGCTTTGAAATGAAGTCAGAGTGGGAGGGTAGAGGCACTGTCCTGTGGTGGCCCCATGGATACTTCTGCAGAGGCCAGTCTAAAGTTTGAAAATGACTTCCCTTTCCTATCACCTCTATCTGTTCTCTAGCATTCCAccaactgaaataacctcataaCCTAATTTCTCAATAACCGTACCCCCATGGACCTTTTATGCAGGCTAAATTTGCTTTCTTCTCCATAGTCATGTATCCCTCTCACATCCGTACTCTATTGCTTCTTCCTGTACACTATTAGAATAATTACTTCACTTCCTTTCTAAAAACATGTCCCTTGCCATCTTCAAAAttatcattttcctcttttaaaaataccatCTCCTAGGCATTTGAGTATTCAATTTGAACAACATAAAAGTGCTACCATAAAAACATCACTAAAAGATCTAACTGGGCCAGAATGGAGAAGAGAGAATAAACAGTTAGAGAGCTAACTTAcattaaaacaagacaaaaaactGCAAATTATAAGAGGTAACTAGTATTTCTAAGTGGAGGTCCTGTCAGAAATACTTCCGTAAATAGGTAGGACTTGTCTAAAAGAGTTAATGGCTCATTAATGAAGTGAGTGCTAACCTTCTAGATTAGAGTGTTATTTATATGTGTATTATTCATTTGCTTATATAGTCCTTACTTGTAAAATCATCTCATGTTGCTAAACTGTTTGAAGAATCAGAGCCTTAGCTAAGGATAACACAGCTCTATTCAGTGGACTCCCACAATGTCATGTCTGTGCTCATTCACTCAGGCTCTGTCTGTCAGAATGAATCCTTAGATATAAAGATTGAGTTTTCTATTTGTCCTGTAATAATCTCCATCACCTGGTACCATGTATGTATTCAAATTATGTTGGAAGTCAGATAGCATTTTGTAACTTCCAAGGGTTTGAAGGTAATTTGATTAAGACTAACTCCCAGCTTTCTGACTCAGGGTTACTCCATAGGAAACTGTgtggaagaagaaaatagaagagcAGTAACAATATTTAGAATTAAGTAAATACTATACCATACAATTctttatgaaggaaaaaaaaaaactgaattaaGACAAGGCTTTATTAGAAATATATCTTATAGGACAAACTAGAATTTCATGACAAAGGTTTGCTAAAAAGTCCTATAAAACATTAATGAAATGTAAAGTTGTAAGTTAGACATATGATTTTGTACCTAACTGCAAATAAGTCTGATAGGAGATAAAATCTGTTCAGTTCGACTGATGTTTAAAGCCAGGTGCTCTTATAACCCCATGGTATATAATTAAGTCCCTTTTCCAAAAACAAATTGATTatgttttagaaatattaaatgattactaattttaaatttgaaaacaaagCATTCAATAGTTTGTAAGTCAAGTGacccttaaaaaataaattgctttaATGTCCTCTGACATACGCTTAAAACAGGCACAACTGACAAGTAAATAATAAATCCTAGTCATAATATAAAAACTAGACTCCTAGCCAAAATCCTGAGAAATATACACTGTGCAGCCTACCTGGTCTATTCTGGATGTTCCGGCTGCAGTGCACCAACTATCTTGGAGTGAATCTGAGCCCCAAGCTGGCAACTGCAAACTAGATCTCACCTTCAATAGCATAGAAGTTTTCATCAGAAATGAGCAGTTCTGTTTCCCAAACCcacccacaaaaaaaaaacacaaaaaaacaaaaaacaaaccaaaacaatcaAATTCTATTGTGTATCTTTGTTCTGTCCTCTAAAGGTTTtagaacaaaaaaatcaaaaacctTATTTAAAATCTCCATAAGGGAATTTTATCAACAAGCAAtaccaacaaaatattagaaggcctgaaaaaaaaagtctaatcaTTTTAACTATCAGGCCACTTTAGAAAAAGTCATTGAACCCCTGAAGACAATTTGAATTTGATGCAAAAACCCTTAATATTATTTTGCTATAATTACAGCTGCACTAAGTATATTCTAATAAACATAGAGCTTATCAGAGTTAAATCTGTGCATAATTACAATTATGTTACATTTTAGCTTAGCTACATTATAAGAGAAATGCATTTTAATGGCCTATTAAAGATTAATGAATTAAGGCTTTATTAAGGAGCTGCCAATTAAAAGcctcatatgtatttttaaaatatagcaggTTTTTCTATATTTACGAAGCCCTTTTTCTATTGTGTGTTTAAAGAATTTTTTACATTCTCAATTTACTCACTCTGTATGGGTATTTTATGCTTTGATAATTAAATTAgagctttcttttccttaatcTGTTAATTTTACCATGTTAATACTACTGCCACCcaactttctattttgaaagaTTAATATTAGAAATAAGCCATTTACATACCATTCTTACCTGTAATGGTAAGAGCGTATTACTATTGTTGTCTGTTCTGAATACATTATCTTCAATCCAAGATTTTGGAGTCAGTGATGGAGTAGATCGAGTAAATTTCGGTGGTGCTATGACATTACCAGAAAATGGTTTCTTCAATGGAGATATCTGATTCATAGTTCCTGGAATTCCCATGTTTCCAGTTCTACGATGATCTCTACCATGCATTGCTCCCCAGGACATACTTCCAGTGCCCCAGCCACTGTTCTGATGGTTGCTCCAAGGAGATTGTTTCAGAAGAGGCTGGGAAAACACACATCTATTTAAATTATAGGCATTTATAAGTGTTTACAAATCAAATTCAAATTTTAGATCTGAGCTAAGGattcatatgatttttttaaaaaaatgaaatatatataaaggtaACACAGGATACCAGTAAAAGCTTGAGATGATATGAAAGTATATTTTACTGTTAGATGAGTTTTCATCATCTTTGTCTAACATAAATTATAATGAGCCAAAGAGATATTGTTGCTAAAACAGAACTATGCAGTCACTTCTTTCCTTTCAGAGAGAATGATATACatgataaatataaagaaaaaaatatgctttcaaattGATTAAATTAACCTTGAAGAAGATCCTTAAAGATAAAACCTGCATTCTCATCTTAAAGCAACCATATTCTGCAAGGCACAGAACTAAACACAGTCTTTAATTAAAATATCCCAAACCTCATGAGTTAAACATTTAGATGTTAAGTTTCCAAAACAAGTTGTACCATTACAAAAGTGGAGATGGTAATTAAAAATCCCTTTGGCAAGAAGATAATTTAGGAAAAACTTCATTTTGTTGCATTGCTAATTCACTTCTTAATGTATGTTATTCCAGTTTTAgtatagtttctttttaaaagagtCTTCTTTTTATTTGACTTTATTATCCATGAACTGTTAAGCAATTTTCTAATGTTACCCATAGGGGGATCCACTGGGATATCCTGACAATAAACCCCATGCTTTGATTTTTCTAGTAAAGCTCGTAATACAAGTCtccatttaatttattcattttcagaAATAACCTATGACAAGTGAAAtcttcaaaaaatggaaaatccacCAAAAAAGACATTAattgtaaatattaaaaattgccaGCAAATTTTACTTTCAATGAGCTTGTAATTAAGGTTTTATATATTAATGACTTGTGGTTAGCAAAAGTATAGAATAGGGTGGTAGATGCAaagaaatacaactaatgtaaactatggatagTAGTTAGTGGtactatttaataatttttattttaaaataatttaataataattgtAACAAAGCACTGTTAAAAAACTTAGCACAATTACAAAAAAGCggtatcaattgtaacaaatgttccacaccaatgcaacatTGGTGATGGTgggatggtgtatgggaatcatgtattttgtgcatgattgatCGGTAAAcccacaactgctctaataataataataataataataaagtatgtACTGTGTAGTTTCTCTAAATTCAACACTCTTACAATTAACCCTGCTCCTCACAGGACAAATTTTTAAACACCTGATCTCTAGTATCtattctttttaacttttaaatgcaaatataatcAGGAATATATACCACCCTTTTCCCCTCCATACAGTTCAAAGGCATTACCTAAAGGACCTTGGACAAGTAACTTCATTCTCGAGGGCCTTATTTTCCTCATGAAATGAATCAATGTTCAAATTCTCTTCCAGTTATCTAAAATTCCCTATGAAAGCTGAGTGATCTCTTACACTCCCTTGCAAGATCTAACTTTTTGTCCAaaggcaaatatttaaaatatggatCATGGTACACGTTCTTCTAAGGTTCTATATCATGGCTTTTGTAATGCAGAAATAATTATTATGGATTTTCTGAAGCAGGTTGACAGTTTAAActctaaaaatattgaaatacaaaaaaaactgAGGATGCTGCTCAAGACTATGTTAATcatggaaaagcaaattatttcaaaattccgTAATTTTACTCCTTAGGCGGGCTACATCCTCCTTTCTCAGAAACAGAAATTCAACAAAATGTTAACTGTTGTATTTGTTAACTTAGATAATAGACTAGTCACCTTTTAAAAAGGTTAACCCTTGAAAACTTTTAATTGCTCAAGGGGACGAATTATATGCATAGGTAAACATTGGTTAAGGTCAAATTTTGTTTGTCAACCTTTAACTACGTAACCCTACGTGTGGAAAATGGCCATAAACAGAACGATCACCGCAGTAAATGCTgactaaacaacaacaaaacactccTTTAACGCCAATTAACCAATCCAGCAATCATTCAAAAGCTAAATtgagaggaaaacaaaatgaccttgaatcagaAAAGATCCCGGCCAATAAAAAATCTGCCCACGTTAATTATTATTACCTACTTAAAAGATACATATCCCCCAAATCAAGAGAAAGTTAAGGCCACAAAAATATATACTGAAGTTTTCTCTTCAATGTAACATACCAATCCCAGCTTCAACCtcagtttgcatttttaaaaaccacaaaatattatccaaatattaaaacaaaaagcccACAAGTTTAAAAAAACCATCGCAGTTTTATTTAACTCGGCCATCGCGgacttttcccttttaaaaagatATCTGACAACCCTCAAAGGATGCAGCCCAGGTCGAAGGGCGGTCGAGCCGGGACAGCGGCCGCACTTGGCGCACGACGACCCGCGGCcggggcgcgcggggccggggcgcgcggggccggggcgcgcggggccggggcgcgcggggccggggcgcgcggggccggggcgcgcGGGGCCCGGCTCGGACGGGCGTTGGGGCGCGCGCCCCGGGCCCCCGCCGGCGCCGGCTTCGGAAGCCACCTCTCCCGCCGGCCAATTAAGAACGAAACAAActcgaaagaaaaaaaaggctgcCTGTCCGCCCCTTCCCTCATTGGACCGCGGGGCCGAGTCACGGGCTCCCCACACGCACCGTCGCCGGCaatcattttcttccttcccGAGTTGGCTTCCCACCGCCGCTTCTCGGCGGCCGCTGCCCGTCACGGCCGGCCCCGCGCTCGCCGTCCCTGTCCCCGCCGTGTCTCCCTGGGTCGGGCGGCGTCGGGCGCAGCGACCCTCGGGGCGGGGAGAAGTCCGGAGACAGCGACCCTCCGGGCCGGGGGGCCGTTCGCGGACAGCCACCCTCCGGGCCGGGGGTCGCCCAGTCTCGCGTCTCCTAGCGCCGGTTACGAGCGCAGGCAGGGACGACGCGCCGGCCCGACCCCGACGCCATGGCCGCCGCGGCCCCAGCCCCCACCGCCGCGCCGGGGCGTTCGAGGGGGCACCCGCCGGCGGCCGCTCCCAGCTGGAACCCGCCTCCTGAGCCCCCGCAGCCCACGGTGGCCGTGGCCCGCGCCGCCGGGAGCCGGGATCGAGTCCCcaatccccccctccccgccctcctctAACTTGGGGCGCGCTGCCCCGGTCGCCTCTCCCCTCGGGGCCACCTCGGGCCGACCCGGGGCCCCCGGCCTCCCCGCGGCCGGGACTCGAGGCGGAAGAGGGCCAGGGGCgctccccgccgccgccgccctaCCTGGTGGTGGTTGTAGGAGTTCCTCTGCTGCAGGAAGGCGGCGGCCGCCGCCTGGTGCTGCTGCTGGAGCTGCGGGCTGACGGGCGACCTCCGGCTGGGCGGCTGCTGCGGCGCCGCGGGCGGCGGGGGCTGCTGCTGAGGTAAATTCatggcgggcggcggcggcgggggcacCGCGGCAGCCGAGAAGGGCCCTCCgaagccgccgccgccgccgccgccgccgctcgcCGGGACGCTGAGCCCCGCGCAGCCGTGCGGCGACACGGGCGAGAAGCTCGGGAAGAAGGCCGGGTTCATGGACGACGGCAGCCCCGGGTAGAAGCCGTTCTCCGAGtcggggctggggggcggcatGGCGCTGAGcgggcccccgccgccgccgcctcccgggGTGGCGGCTGACGAgccgggcggcggcggctgcggctggggcggctGCTGAGGCggcggctgctgctgctggggcggcggcggcgcctggggctggggctggggcggcgGCGACGCGGTCTGCACCGACCAGGGGGTGCCGAAGCCGGGCAGCGGTGGCGGCGACGCGGAGCCGCCTCCCCCTCCGCCTCCCgggggccccccgcccccgccgccacCGCCCGGGTGCGGAAGGTCCGGGCTCTGCAGGCTGCTGAAGGCGCCCGCGCCGAGCGCCCCTCCGGGCAGGAGGTTACTGGGACTGTTGAGCAGAGGGTGGTTGGGGGACTCCATGGAGCCCGGCGCGGGGTTCACCGGCGGCGTCGAGGCAGCCAAGCCCGCATTGGGGGGCTCGGCGGCGCTGCCCTCGCCCGCGGCCGGGGTCTTGCGAGGGCTGCCCGCGCCTCCGTGGCGGCGccgcggggctgcggggggcgAGGGCGGGAGCTGCGGGAGCGGGGACAGGTCGGCCGGGCGCTGCCGCGGGGCGAAGTCCTGCGGCGGGAGGTGGTGCGGGTGCGGGAGGCTGAACTGCTGCGGCTGTggctgcggcggcggcgggcgctgGGCGAGCTGCGCCGGCGGGAGCAGCGGGCCCGGCGGCGGCGGGCTGAACCTGCCGGAGCCGGGGAGCGTCGGTGGCGACGGCTTCGAGTCCGGagggtggggacggtggggggGGCTGAACTCTTTCCTCTTCTGGCTGttcagctgctgctgctgccgcttACTGAAGTCCTGCGGGGAGGAGGtgcggcagcagcagcaggaggaggcggaggaggaggaggggtggtGCCGACTCGGTTTGAAgtcctgggaggggaggaggtgggtcACACCCGCGTTCGTGCCGCCGCCGGGGTGGTGGTTGGGGAGTTGctccgcggccgccgcccccgaGAGCGGCCGCGCCGGCTGCTGTGTCAGCCCCAGCAGCAGCTCATCCTGCATGGTCTGCTGATGCGCCAGGAacggggaggaagaggaagcggCGGCCGAGctgcccgcgccgccgccgccgaggGGGATGGTGAAGGGGGAGGCGGCCTCCGCGAAGCCGGTGACAGGCAACGGCGGCGGCGAGAGCGGCCCAAAGGGCGTGGCGGAGGACAGCGGGGCGGCGGCCGCCACCGACCCTGCGGCGTAGGGGCGGTACGCCCCGCCGTCCCCGAACGGGGCTCCCGGGCTGCTGCTTCGGAGAGGGGCGGTCGGCAGCACCCCGAAACCGAAGTCCCTCATTTATCTGGCCGGTGGCAGCGGGAGGAGACGCGCCCGGTCCCCCGCCCCGCTTAGGTATCCGCCGGATCTGAGGCGGCCCGGCCGTGATGGAAGGAGGGGGGTCAGTGAGAGAGGGACACCGTGACTGAGCCGAGGGGGGACCGACTTCGGCCCCGTCACCCCTCGCGGCGGCCACCGCCACCTCCCGAGACCGGCTcgggcgccgccgccgccgccgccccggcaGCTTAAGAACCCCGGAACGT from the Dasypus novemcinctus isolate mDasNov1 chromosome 1, mDasNov1.1.hap2, whole genome shotgun sequence genome contains:
- the CPEB2 gene encoding cytoplasmic polyadenylation element-binding protein 2 isoform X5, encoding MRDFGFGVLPTAPLRSSSPGAPFGDGGAYRPYAAGSVAAAAPLSSATPFGPLSPPPLPVTGFAEAASPFTIPLGGGGAGSSAAASSSSPFLAHQQTMQDELLLGLTQQPARPLSGAAAAEQLPNHHPGGGTNAGVTHLLPSQDFKPSRHHPSSSSASSCCCCRTSSPQDFSKRQQQQLNSQKRKEFSPPHRPHPPDSKPSPPTLPGSGRFSPPPPGPLLPPAQLAQRPPPPQPQPQQFSLPHPHHLPPQDFAPRQRPADLSPLPQLPPSPPAAPRRRHGGAGSPRKTPAAGEGSAAEPPNAGLAASTPPVNPAPGSMESPNHPLLNSPSNLLPGGALGAGAFSSLQSPDLPHPGGGGGGGGPPGGGGGGGSASPPPLPGFGTPWSVQTASPPPQPQPQAPPPPQQQQPPPQQPPQPQPPPPGSSAATPGGGGGGGPLSAMPPPSPDSENGFYPGLPSSMNPAFFPSFSPVSPHGCAGLSVPASGGGGGGGGFGGPFSAAAVPPPPPPAMNLPQQQPPPPAAPQQPPSRRSPVSPQLQQQHQAAAAAFLQQRNSYNHHQPLLKQSPWSNHQNSGWGTGSMSWGAMHGRDHRRTGNMGIPGTMNQISPLKKPFSGNVIAPPKFTRSTPSLTPKSWIEDNVFRTDNNSNTLLPLQVRMDRSRMYDSLNMHSLENSLIDIMRAEHDPLKGRLSYPHPGTDNLLMLNARSYGRRRGRSSLFPIDDGLLDDGHSDQVGVLNSPTCYSAHQNGERIERFSRKVFVGGLPPDIDEDEITASFRRFGPLVVDWPHKAESKSYFPPKGYAFLLFQEESSVQALIDACIEEDGKLYLCVSSPTIKDKPVQIRPWNLSDSDFVMDGSQPLDPRKTIFVGGVPRPLRAVELAMIMDRLYGGVCYAGIDTDPELKYPKGAGRVAFSNQQSYIAAISARFVQLQHGDIDKRVEVKPYVLDDQMCDECQGARCGGKFAPFFCANVTCLQYYCEFCWANIHSRAGREFHKPLVKEGADRPRQIHFRWN
- the CPEB2 gene encoding cytoplasmic polyadenylation element-binding protein 2 isoform X7; its protein translation is MRDFGFGVLPTAPLRSSSPGAPFGDGGAYRPYAAGSVAAAAPLSSATPFGPLSPPPLPVTGFAEAASPFTIPLGGGGAGSSAAASSSSPFLAHQQTMQDELLLGLTQQPARPLSGAAAAEQLPNHHPGGGTNAGVTHLLPSQDFKPSRHHPSSSSASSCCCCRTSSPQDFSKRQQQQLNSQKRKEFSPPHRPHPPDSKPSPPTLPGSGRFSPPPPGPLLPPAQLAQRPPPPQPQPQQFSLPHPHHLPPQDFAPRQRPADLSPLPQLPPSPPAAPRRRHGGAGSPRKTPAAGEGSAAEPPNAGLAASTPPVNPAPGSMESPNHPLLNSPSNLLPGGALGAGAFSSLQSPDLPHPGGGGGGGGPPGGGGGGGSASPPPLPGFGTPWSVQTASPPPQPQPQAPPPPQQQQPPPQQPPQPQPPPPGSSAATPGGGGGGGPLSAMPPPSPDSENGFYPGLPSSMNPAFFPSFSPVSPHGCAGLSVPASGGGGGGGGFGGPFSAAAVPPPPPPAMNLPQQQPPPPAAPQQPPSRRSPVSPQLQQQHQAAAAAFLQQRNSYNHHQPLLKQSPWSNHQNSGWGTGSMSWGAMHGRDHRRTGNMGIPGTMNQISPLKKPFSGNVIAPPKFTRSTPSLTPKSWIEDNVFRTDNNSNTLLPLQVRMDRSRMYDSLNMHSLENSLIDIMRAEHDPLKGRLSYPHPGTDNLLMLNGRSSLFPIDDGLLDDGHSDQVGVLNSPTCYSAHQNGERIERFSRKVFVGGLPPDIDEDEITASFRRFGPLVVDWPHKAESKSYFPPKGYAFLLFQEESSVQALIDACIEEDGKLYLCVSSPTIKDKPVQIRPWNLSDSDFVMDGSQPLDPRKTIFVGGVPRPLRAVELAMIMDRLYGGVCYAGIDTDPELKYPKGAGRVAFSNQQSYIAAISARFVQLQHGDIDKRVEVKPYVLDDQMCDECQGARCGGKFAPFFCANVTCLQYYCEFCWANIHSRAGREFHKPLVKEGADRPRQIHFRWN